A single window of Methanobrevibacter sp. TMH8 DNA harbors:
- a CDS encoding NAD(P)/FAD-dependent oxidoreductase, which translates to MKNIIIGAGPAGRLAGIELGKLGEETLLIEKNDLGGTCLNKGCMVICALNDIARFLNNKRQYEKLGLISGDIEISYEEIVNKIIKTQKVIHEIDYEENTSLNNEIIYGKAQLTENEVSVGGETWEWENLLIATGGNPFIPNIPGKKYGLTNEDILKLKKVPEKLNIMGGSVIAAEISNIYSSFGSEVNIIARSNFLSELDPEIKDYIVKNLLKNVNIYENTDTKEIQKNKIIVENNGETKEFKGNTFIATGRSPNSEIARKILQDDDFDNRGAIKVNDLMQTSNQNIYAAGDVTGGINLTPVARMEGILAARNMAGYLNKIEYNTIPQSIQLEMDVSFANKTNFDKNKDGNKNKDNDKIINENKETIDISSPGSAGPGGFWKVLTKDTGITKASFDSQTNLLESITAISPSSISDIAYISYLMRTGENISNFDEFVEVHPSTDVFFQIMKYI; encoded by the coding sequence ATGAAAAATATTATAATAGGAGCTGGACCTGCAGGAAGACTAGCTGGGATAGAACTTGGAAAACTAGGTGAAGAAACTCTACTTATAGAAAAAAATGACCTTGGTGGAACTTGTCTAAATAAGGGATGCATGGTTATATGTGCATTAAATGATATAGCTAGGTTTTTAAATAATAAAAGGCAGTATGAAAAGTTAGGTCTTATTTCTGGAGATATTGAAATTTCCTATGAAGAAATTGTAAATAAAATAATCAAAACACAAAAAGTAATACATGAAATTGATTATGAAGAAAATACATCTCTAAATAATGAAATTATTTATGGTAAAGCTCAATTGACAGAAAATGAAGTTTCAGTTGGTGGAGAAACATGGGAATGGGAAAATTTATTGATAGCCACTGGAGGAAACCCTTTTATTCCAAATATTCCGGGTAAAAAATATGGTTTAACAAATGAAGATATTTTAAAGCTCAAAAAAGTTCCTGAAAAACTTAATATAATGGGCGGAAGTGTAATAGCTGCTGAAATTTCAAATATATATTCTTCTTTTGGAAGTGAAGTTAATATAATAGCTAGATCAAATTTTTTAAGTGAATTGGATCCTGAAATTAAAGATTATATTGTAAAAAACCTACTTAAAAATGTAAATATCTATGAAAACACAGATACTAAAGAAATTCAGAAAAATAAAATAATAGTTGAAAATAATGGAGAAACTAAAGAATTTAAAGGAAACACCTTTATAGCTACTGGTAGAAGCCCTAATTCTGAAATAGCTAGAAAAATTCTTCAAGATGATGATTTTGATAATAGAGGAGCTATTAAAGTAAATGATTTAATGCAAACAAGTAACCAGAATATTTATGCAGCTGGAGATGTTACTGGAGGAATAAATCTAACTCCTGTAGCTAGAATGGAAGGAATTTTAGCTGCAAGAAATATGGCAGGTTATCTTAATAAAATAGAATATAATACTATTCCACAGTCAATCCAATTAGAAATGGATGTTAGTTTTGCAAATAAGACAAATTTCGATAAAAATAAAGATGGTAATAAAAATAAAGATAATGATAAAATTATTAATGAAAATAAAGAAACAATAGATATTTCATCACCAGGTTCAGCAGGTCCTGGAGGATTTTGGAAAGTTTTAACAAAAGATACAGGAATTACAAAAGCTTCATTTGATTCTCAAACAAATTTATTAGAATCAATAACAGCAATTTCTCCTTCATCCATAAGTGATATAGCTTATATTTCATATTTAATGAGAACTGGAGAAAATATATCAAATTTCGATGAATTTGTTGAAGTACATCCTTCTACTGATGTTTTCTTCCAAATTATGAAATATATTTAG
- a CDS encoding HypC/HybG/HupF family hydrogenase formation chaperone, protein MCIAAPAQIVEIREEEKIGFVDFGGVKQQVKLDLVDNIEEGKYVLVHAGYAIEVLDDQAAKESLEAWDQLLEVLDEEDKELQALADK, encoded by the coding sequence ATGTGTATTGCAGCACCAGCCCAAATTGTAGAAATCAGAGAAGAAGAAAAAATTGGTTTTGTTGATTTTGGCGGAGTTAAACAACAAGTAAAATTAGATCTTGTTGATAATATTGAAGAAGGAAAATATGTTCTTGTCCATGCAGGTTATGCTATAGAAGTTTTAGACGATCAGGCAGCTAAAGAATCTTTAGAGGCATGGGATCAACTCTTAGAAGTTCTTGATGAAGAAGATAAAGAACTTCAAGCATTAGCTGATAAATAA
- a CDS encoding thiamine pyrophosphate-dependent enzyme — protein MAKYRCKVCNYFYDESREEKNFDGLDNNWICPVCNASKEMFIKIEGINEIAEKSSENVDRNNNEETKEIDENNKNNKNNESNEINKNNENVENDVSSEDYKTVSDVLVEQMVAWGIKYVFGLPGTSSLGVVDSVRKNKDIEYFQVRHEQTAAMMASAYGKLTGNIAACLTIAGPGATNLTTGLYDAKLDKSPVLAITGYVKRELIGTKAFQEINQQEFFEPFSVFNKTITHPDETTRLTTLAIRHALLEKGVSHISISADIQKERCDDKILDIDGRIATLSYSAPITVIDEAVKLINAAKRPVIVAGWGTLENKEDIKELSEKISAPITTSFKGKGVIDDDYDLYVGSHGNIGTLASGNLTNSSDLLIIIGCSCSNNTNLPNRPAIQIDVDPLVIGKKYPIDLSIIGNSGEIIPKIIEKVEKSDKKEYLEEIKHLKQQWNRILEKEEDPSKFPLKYPFIMKELSDYADDDAIIAIDVGENGWRVGRNFPMKNTQELIMSGYLATMGYGLPAALASQIVNPEKQVICITGDGGFAMVMGDFLTAVKYKLPVKVFVFNNHELGMIMTEQKNENYPNWNTHLHNCDFAEFARSCGAVGLNAGSYQDLKMAIENAFAVDGPVIVDIETDPNSFD, from the coding sequence ATGGCTAAATATAGATGTAAAGTATGTAATTATTTCTATGATGAATCAAGAGAAGAGAAAAATTTTGATGGGCTTGATAATAATTGGATATGTCCAGTTTGTAATGCTTCGAAAGAAATGTTTATAAAAATTGAAGGAATTAATGAAATAGCTGAAAAATCATCTGAAAATGTAGATCGGAATAATAATGAGGAAACTAAAGAGATTGATGAAAATAATAAGAATAATAAGAATAATGAGAGTAATGAGATTAATAAGAATAATGAGAATGTTGAAAATGATGTAAGTAGTGAAGATTACAAAACAGTTTCTGATGTTCTTGTTGAGCAAATGGTGGCTTGGGGAATTAAATATGTTTTTGGGCTTCCTGGAACTTCTTCTCTAGGTGTTGTAGATTCTGTACGGAAAAATAAGGATATTGAATATTTTCAAGTTCGTCATGAACAAACTGCAGCTATGATGGCTTCTGCTTATGGGAAACTCACTGGAAATATAGCTGCTTGTCTTACAATAGCTGGTCCTGGTGCTACTAACTTAACTACTGGTCTTTATGATGCAAAGCTTGATAAATCTCCAGTACTTGCTATCACTGGTTATGTTAAGAGGGAACTTATTGGAACAAAAGCATTTCAAGAAATAAATCAACAAGAATTCTTTGAACCTTTTTCTGTTTTTAATAAAACCATAACTCATCCTGATGAAACCACTCGTCTTACTACTTTGGCTATACGTCATGCATTACTTGAAAAAGGTGTTTCTCATATTTCAATATCTGCTGATATTCAAAAAGAAAGATGTGATGATAAAATATTAGATATTGATGGTAGAATAGCTACATTGTCTTATAGTGCACCAATAACTGTAATTGATGAAGCTGTCAAACTAATAAATGCTGCTAAACGTCCTGTTATTGTTGCAGGCTGGGGAACTCTTGAAAATAAAGAAGATATAAAAGAACTATCTGAGAAAATTTCAGCTCCTATAACTACTAGTTTTAAAGGAAAAGGAGTCATTGATGATGATTACGATCTTTATGTTGGTAGTCATGGAAATATTGGAACTTTAGCTTCTGGTAATCTTACAAATAGTTCTGATCTACTTATTATTATTGGTTGTTCTTGTTCAAATAATACTAACCTTCCAAATCGCCCAGCTATACAGATTGATGTTGATCCATTGGTAATAGGTAAAAAATATCCTATTGATCTTAGTATTATTGGAAATAGTGGAGAGATAATTCCTAAAATAATAGAAAAAGTAGAAAAATCAGATAAAAAAGAGTATTTAGAAGAAATTAAGCATTTAAAACAACAGTGGAATCGTATATTAGAAAAAGAAGAAGATCCAAGTAAATTTCCACTTAAATATCCTTTTATAATGAAAGAATTATCAGACTATGCTGATGATGATGCTATAATAGCTATTGATGTAGGTGAAAATGGATGGAGAGTTGGAAGAAATTTCCCAATGAAAAACACTCAAGAACTTATTATGTCTGGTTATTTAGCTACTATGGGTTATGGACTTCCTGCAGCGCTTGCAAGTCAAATAGTTAATCCAGAAAAACAGGTTATTTGTATAACTGGTGATGGTGGATTTGCAATGGTTATGGGTGACTTCTTAACAGCTGTTAAATATAAATTGCCAGTTAAAGTATTTGTATTTAATAATCATGAGCTTGGAATGATTATGACTGAACAAAAAAATGAAAATTATCCTAATTGGAATACTCATCTTCATAATTGTGATTTTGCAGAATTTGCAAGAAGTTGTGGTGCTGTTGGTCTAAATGCAGGAAGTTATCAAGATCTTAAAATGGCTATTGAAAATGCATTTGCAGTAGATGGTCCAGTTATTGTAGATATTGAAACTGATCCAAATAGTTTTGATTAA
- a CDS encoding DUF5591 domain-containing protein: protein MKVICSSEESLYRPEAYRWRERMKWMKPAGEVVVVLPCSMKKPYSNSQSHQKFRRVTKGYQEVIVTSPFGICPREMENTFPIQSYDVSVSGDWSFEEKKLAGELLQEYIGEKAVVANVSGGYEEVCREYLDDCVYTTVDGRPTSNDSLYNLRMELKKYNKVKGRQRTLNELQGIAKYQFGLDGDKFISDDTMAKGMYHRRIFTKSKQIALLNRDTGFYSLRLFGGEILKDIGINIVEIDFDLKTNTLFAPGVIKADNQIIPNDEVVVVRNDEVVGVGKAVLTGEEMENMGNGVAVRIKDRKK from the coding sequence ATGAAAGTTATCTGTTCTAGTGAAGAATCATTGTATCGGCCTGAAGCTTATAGATGGCGAGAAAGAATGAAATGGATGAAACCTGCTGGTGAAGTTGTTGTGGTTCTTCCATGTAGTATGAAAAAACCTTATTCTAATTCACAATCTCATCAAAAATTCCGTAGAGTTACAAAAGGTTATCAGGAAGTAATTGTTACTTCTCCTTTTGGAATATGTCCTCGTGAAATGGAGAATACCTTTCCAATTCAATCTTACGATGTATCAGTATCTGGAGATTGGAGCTTTGAAGAGAAAAAATTAGCTGGTGAATTACTTCAAGAATATATTGGAGAAAAAGCAGTTGTAGCTAATGTTTCTGGGGGATATGAAGAAGTTTGTCGTGAATATCTTGATGATTGTGTTTATACCACAGTTGATGGAAGACCAACTTCTAATGATTCTCTTTATAATCTTAGAATGGAATTGAAAAAATATAATAAAGTTAAAGGTCGCCAAAGGACTTTGAATGAACTTCAAGGAATAGCTAAATATCAATTCGGTCTAGATGGAGATAAGTTTATATCTGATGATACTATGGCTAAAGGAATGTATCATAGAAGAATATTTACAAAAAGTAAACAAATAGCCCTTCTCAATCGTGATACTGGTTTTTACTCTCTTCGTCTCTTTGGAGGGGAGATATTGAAAGATATTGGTATTAATATTGTTGAAATTGATTTTGATTTAAAAACAAATACTTTATTTGCTCCGGGTGTTATAAAAGCTGATAATCAAATTATTCCTAATGATGAAGTTGTAGTAGTTAGAAATGATGAAGTTGTTGGTGTTGGAAAAGCTGTTTTAACTGGAGAAGAAATGGAAAATATGGGTAATGGTGTAGCTGTTCGTATTAAAGATAGAAAAAAATAG
- a CDS encoding iron-sulfur cluster assembly protein encodes MSEDLMNNVKEAVSKVNDPHMGVSIVEMGIVQDITIDGTTAKIVIKPTNPGCMSVARMAADAKAQALSVDGIENAEITVEGHAMADSINEMINKKPAN; translated from the coding sequence ATGTCAGAAGATTTAATGAATAATGTAAAAGAGGCTGTTTCTAAAGTCAACGATCCACATATGGGTGTAAGTATTGTGGAAATGGGGATTGTACAGGATATCACTATTGATGGTACAACTGCAAAAATTGTCATTAAGCCTACAAACCCAGGATGCATGAGTGTAGCTCGTATGGCCGCTGATGCTAAAGCTCAAGCTTTATCTGTTGATGGAATTGAAAATGCTGAAATAACTGTTGAAGGCCATGCAATGGCAGATTCCATTAATGAAATGATAAATAAAAAACCAGCTAATTAG